The Candidatus Tumulicola sp. genomic sequence CTCACCAGTTTGCACGTCGGCGCCATGCCCTTAATGCCGGGCACATCCTTCAAGACGAACTGAGCATTCCCAGATTGATCCGGCGCCTGACATGCAGCTTGGGGTATGGCGTCACGCGACCCGCCAGCGACGATTCCCGCCACATGCGTTCCGTGACCAAACGGGTCACTTCGTGGGTCGCACCCCGGAACAAAGGACTTATGTGCATCGGCTATCGCCGCGGGCAAGATAAGGTTCTGGTACTTGGAGAAATGCGGGTGATCTGCTTGGATCCCCGAGTCGACGATCGCCCAGACGATGCCTTTGCCGCATGCTCCATACGCTCGCTGCGCCGCATCGGCTTTGACGGTGCAAATAGAGGCGGTCGTCAGGGGACCGATCTTCATCGACTCCCAGACACGGAAAATGGCTCGCGCCGGTCGGCCGGTGGTGGCATCGCTCACGCCTGAACCATCGCGGCGCGCGAGAGCGAGAATTTGGTCTGCGGTAAGCGACGCGAATACGTACGACCGACTAGGTTGGATTTGGTTCCGAGACAACGCATCGCTTCCAGCGATCTCGGCAACGAGCGCGATGATCGCACCTCGCGCCTTAGAGATCCCTCCGGCGTAAGCATAGTTCGCTTCGATAATAATGTCGAATCGAGGCGGTGTCGCTAGACGGGCTAGGCAGCTCTCGTTGAGCCTTGACCGAAGAGGTTCAGTAATGATGGTAGGCGCGAGATTGTCGACAATTTCTTCCTTGCGCTTGTGGGGATCGTCGAGCATGTCTCATCCCTCCTGGGGTCCAACGGCTGCGCGCGCTTTCCGGGCCATGGGCTAAATCCCGAGATCCCCGCAGGCAGACCCTATCGCAGTCCCCGCCGCTACGACGTTCCCAGATGCGGCCGCTACAATGAGTTTGCCGACGTTCGTCGCCAACGACACGAAACGAGTCACATTTGATTGTTGCTTTGCAAGCCGTTGAGACGCCGCATCAGCTTGAGTGGTGAAGGCCGTCAGACGCTGCAGCGCGTCGGCGGCCGCAGCCAATTTCTGTTCGACATCTAATGCATTGGCCTGCATCGCGTCGGTCAGGAGCGCATTGATCACTCGAGTCAGGGAGGCGGCGTTTGCCTGACTCTCCGGTGACGGATCTGCCGAGGCTGAGTTTAGCAATGGAATTAGATTGCCGGCGATCGCGTTGAGAGCTCGGGCTAGGTTCATCTGGTTCCCCTATTTGAACGCTTTCTGAAGAGCACGAATGTCCGGTCCGTACTCGGCAGCATACCCGCGGATTATGCCCGCGACATCGGCCGTTCTATTGTTCTTGATAGCCTCAGCGATCTTGTGGTGGGTTGCGCTGATCTGATCCAAAGCCGCGATGTAATTGGCGATTGCCGCTTGTTTGTCATCAATCTTGGCTTGCTCTTCTCGCTCTGTTTCACGGAAGGTGAAGGCATACAGCGTCTCTAGACCAGGCTTTGCTCTGGCAATATTAGGTTCGAAAAAGAGTTTGACCGCTGTACGCTCCGAAGTCAGCTGATTAACATAGTTTGTTCGCGCCACTTCCTTCAGCGTGGCGATCAAGCCGTTGAGACTCGCGTCGACGGCCGGAATGACGGTTGCCAGTTCCTCGCGACGCTTCACTTTGAAAAAATTGTCAATCAGCGACTTGGTGAACCCCGTAGCCGCTTTGAGTTGGTCGGCCTTAAAAGTCTTGGTGACCCCAGCATTGCCAAGCGTTTGAAAGAAATCGGAAATCCCGTAATCACCGGGATCACTTGCACCGCCCGCGAGCGCACCGAGCGACGCGATGTACGCCGTAACAACCGAGTCGGCCGATGTCCATTGGCGGGCCGCTCTTGCCTCTTCAGCGCAGTCTGAGAACGTATTAGGGTCTGCGGCGCGCTGCCATCCCACTGTGCGGACGCAGCTTTGATGAAAATCCTCACTAAGCGACGCAAAGGCCGCCTGAGAATCGCCAACGCTCTTACTTAGTGCGGCGAGTGCCTCAAGATCAACATTTTGACGACACCCGGTCAAGAGCGCGACGGCCACCAAGACGAAGAGAGAAACGCAAAGTCTTCCGAAACGCATACTGGTCCCTTACCGGTACCAAAGAAGCGGATGCAAGCCAAGCAGTCACACCCCATCGGGCCCCAACCGGACTCTTTCTTAGCCTGGGACCCAAACGATGCCGCCGGTGTACCCCTAGTTTACCGGAAAACGGTTGTGACGCCACTAGTGATGTCCGCAAACTTTAGCTCCTCAGCTGGACTGGCCAGGGACGAATTACCGATGGCTAAGGTAGGTCATTTTCTCCGCGAATGTGCGATGCCCACGGGGAGAGGGTAGTGATTCTCCGCCCCTTGGAGATACTTGAGTCATCTTGGCCCTGACTCACCCCGTTGCTGGACAAGCTGGGATGAGTGAGAACCTGGCTCTCGAACTGCGCGATCCAAGCCTTCGGCGATAGCCGTAGTGCACGCGCGTCTCCGCGATCGCCTTGATCTGCAGCTCCAACGTTGTCTTCCTCAGTCAGGAGTCTGCTCGTGCACAGGTCCCGGTTGAATTTGAGGGCATGCACGTGCAGGTTGCTCCAAACGGAGCCTTTTCGTGAATTGGCGCGGGGACTAACTTTGCGCGCTATAGCGTGGTCCGAGCGGGCGCCGCGCTACGAACGAGAATGTAGCATAAAATCTCATTTCAGGTCAACTTGTCCCCTTCAAACGCGGTTTTGAACAACTATGACGGTCGGGACCGGCGCGTCGAGATTCCCGAACACGTGAGCCTTGTTGAGGCCATCGAAAAAATAGAGAGCCGATTCGCGGTCGCCGGTGGCCAGATTCAGAGCGTCAGTACAATCCATCCCACCATTCTTGACCGGTCGCACCATCAACTGCGCCAAG encodes the following:
- a CDS encoding S8 family peptidase gives rise to the protein MLDDPHKRKEEIVDNLAPTIITEPLRSRLNESCLARLATPPRFDIIIEANYAYAGGISKARGAIIALVAEIAGSDALSRNQIQPSRSYVFASLTADQILALARRDGSGVSDATTGRPARAIFRVWESMKIGPLTTASICTVKADAAQRAYGACGKGIVWAIVDSGIQADHPHFSKYQNLILPAAIADAHKSFVPGCDPRSDPFGHGTHVAGIVAGGSRDAIPQAACQAPDQSGNAQFVLKDVPGIKGMAPTCKLVSLQVLGANGNGDATSLIQALEYVELLNDYGRKVVVHGLNISAGYPFDPRWYGCGQTPVCKAVDRLVLQGVVVVVAAGNTGYVTTMVNAGAGTVGSSQAGQLMSVNDPGNADLAITVGSTDREKPHQYGVSYFSSKGPTSDGRSKPDVIAPGESIISAATGQSKLKVPPSAATQSFDYIEDTGTSMAAPHVSGIIAGFLSVRPEFIGKALEISELIRQSAMSLKRDPNLQGRGLVDMMNLLQSV